A DNA window from Candidatus Vicinibacter affinis contains the following coding sequences:
- a CDS encoding prohibitin family protein, producing MKNFKPVYFAIALLLLQSCAIVRPGEVGLDTHFGKLQPKVLQPGPHHFFSLFGKKVVRFDTRVVNYSQKLNFHTQEGIEVSSEITILYHVMPESIVSIYKRFGTDYQEIVIADNLITTLRFVGLSYKATELITARTAVEDSIKERMMRSVGQYGFMVDLVMLKEVDLPPAVVQTIQAKLNAEVTAKKTKIDNEIKREMLDFELEKQQKEAEMEIVKQRLTLDFAVEKQKKESERLLIESEGIKKSQDIINTSITDKLIKFKALDITRELMKSPNAKIIITDGKSPVILGDNNK from the coding sequence ATGAAAAACTTCAAACCAGTTTATTTTGCAATAGCACTGCTACTATTACAAAGCTGTGCCATCGTTCGCCCAGGAGAAGTAGGACTCGATACGCATTTCGGAAAACTACAACCCAAAGTTCTCCAGCCTGGCCCGCACCACTTTTTCTCCTTATTCGGTAAAAAAGTAGTACGCTTCGATACACGAGTAGTGAACTATTCCCAAAAACTGAATTTCCATACACAGGAAGGTATAGAAGTATCATCTGAAATTACCATCCTGTATCATGTTATGCCCGAATCTATAGTTAGTATCTACAAACGCTTCGGTACGGATTATCAAGAAATTGTAATAGCGGATAATCTTATCACAACACTCCGCTTTGTAGGGCTTAGCTATAAAGCTACGGAGTTGATTACAGCGAGAACCGCAGTTGAAGACAGTATAAAAGAACGAATGATGAGATCTGTAGGTCAATACGGTTTTATGGTGGATTTGGTTATGTTAAAAGAAGTTGACCTGCCTCCTGCCGTAGTGCAAACTATTCAAGCAAAACTCAACGCTGAAGTAACGGCTAAAAAAACAAAGATTGATAATGAAATAAAAAGAGAAATGCTTGATTTCGAATTGGAGAAACAACAAAAAGAAGCAGAGATGGAAATTGTAAAACAACGGCTAACCTTGGACTTTGCCGTTGAAAAGCAAAAAAAAGAAAGTGAACGATTACTCATAGAATCCGAAGGCATTAAAAAATCCCAAGACATTATCAATACTTCCATCACTGATAAGCTTATTAAATTTAAGGCACTTGATATTACCAGAGAACTGATGAAATCACCAAATGCCAAAATCATCATAACTGATGGAAAATCGCCTGTGATACTGGGTGATAATAATAAGTAG
- a CDS encoding ATP-binding protein: MNTTQSRKLFLWTSAGAIASLLIVFPLIISLLKFDAINHVKPFSEVIISSYKSLLLEIHFDKLIMLIFFLLTGGFIGYLLYHLITAPGKKKNSLSLTKLLEKGECETVEFKSSFRWDYNQNKTNKDLEFAVLKTIAAFMNTRSGFLLIGVADDASIIGLENDYQSLKKKNRDGFEQYLMNLVSLNIGADCCKNIHVTFFERSEKDICVIEVSHIKIPVFLKHQQHTYFYARTGNHTRELDVQEALKYIKTHKLEIR; this comes from the coding sequence GTGAATACAACCCAATCACGTAAATTATTTCTGTGGACATCAGCAGGTGCTATAGCCAGTTTACTTATTGTTTTTCCTTTAATAATTTCTTTATTAAAATTCGATGCGATAAACCATGTTAAACCTTTCTCAGAAGTCATTATTTCTTCATACAAATCTTTATTACTGGAAATCCATTTTGATAAATTGATTATGCTCATCTTTTTTCTATTAACAGGGGGCTTCATCGGATATTTATTATACCATTTAATAACAGCACCAGGCAAAAAAAAGAATAGTTTATCTTTAACTAAGTTACTTGAAAAAGGAGAATGTGAAACTGTAGAATTTAAATCATCGTTTCGGTGGGACTATAACCAAAACAAAACAAACAAAGATCTTGAATTTGCAGTATTAAAAACTATTGCTGCATTTATGAATACGCGGAGTGGATTTTTGTTGATTGGCGTAGCGGATGATGCTTCTATTATTGGCTTGGAAAATGATTATCAATCGTTAAAAAAGAAAAACAGGGATGGTTTCGAACAATATCTTATGAATTTAGTTTCCCTTAACATCGGAGCAGATTGTTGCAAAAATATACATGTAACATTCTTTGAGCGAAGTGAAAAAGATATTTGTGTAATAGAAGTAAGCCACATTAAAATTCCCGTTTTTCTAAAACACCAGCAACACACTTACTTTTACGCAAGAACGGGCAATCACACTCGTGAACTGGATGTACAAGAAGCATTAAAATATATTAAAACACACAAATTAGAAATTCGATAA
- a CDS encoding efflux RND transporter periplasmic adaptor subunit, translating to MKKLIIIISFAATCWLLTSCQKHKEGDGHSHGEEAGHSEESHDEHENDNTAMLTAEQMKSIKIELNGIEKKQLTASLKVNGLLKVPNQNKANATALLGGVIKSILVQTGNTVRKGQVLATITNNSFITMQEEFISVSAKTDLAQLENNRQKELLQGNAGALKNLQTTETELKILRSRKASLQKQLELIGINSVSLSSENIQSVVNISSPISGTISTVLINIGSYVDASNPIAEIVDNNQLHLDLYVYEKDLQKLKVGQTIHFTLTNNPGKEYDAEVYAISNTFEQNTKAVAVHAMVKGNKQGLIDGMSITALISLENATVDAVPTNAIVNHEGQDYIFIVTDAHGEEEHHEHNEAGEDAHQHDEHGHKHNEKEKNGHDEEEGGTTFEKIPIRKGTTDVGYSEITLLKEIPKDAKIVTNGAFFILAKMTNKGEGHEH from the coding sequence ATGAAAAAATTAATAATCATCATATCCTTTGCAGCTACCTGTTGGTTGCTTACATCTTGTCAAAAACACAAAGAAGGAGACGGGCATAGTCACGGAGAAGAAGCCGGCCATTCTGAGGAATCCCATGATGAACACGAAAATGATAACACAGCAATGCTGACAGCAGAACAAATGAAATCCATCAAAATTGAATTAAACGGTATCGAAAAAAAACAGCTAACCGCTTCCCTCAAAGTCAATGGTCTTCTTAAAGTGCCAAATCAAAATAAAGCCAATGCAACTGCATTATTGGGTGGTGTAATAAAGTCTATATTGGTGCAAACAGGCAATACCGTTAGAAAAGGGCAAGTTCTTGCAACCATCACTAATAATTCTTTTATCACCATGCAAGAAGAATTTATTTCAGTTTCCGCTAAAACGGATTTGGCACAATTAGAAAACAACCGCCAAAAAGAATTGCTACAAGGAAATGCAGGGGCTTTAAAAAACTTGCAAACAACGGAAACTGAATTGAAAATCCTTAGATCCCGAAAAGCTAGCTTGCAAAAGCAATTAGAACTTATTGGAATAAATTCAGTCTCACTCTCAAGCGAAAACATTCAATCCGTTGTAAACATCTCAAGTCCTATTAGTGGCACTATAAGTACTGTTTTGATAAATATAGGTAGTTATGTTGACGCGAGCAACCCCATTGCAGAAATAGTGGATAACAATCAACTGCATTTGGATTTATATGTATATGAAAAGGATTTGCAAAAACTCAAAGTTGGGCAAACTATTCATTTTACTCTTACCAATAATCCAGGCAAAGAATACGATGCCGAGGTATATGCAATCAGCAATACGTTTGAGCAAAACACAAAAGCAGTTGCCGTACACGCAATGGTTAAAGGCAACAAGCAAGGTTTGATTGACGGCATGAGCATCACTGCATTGATTAGCTTAGAAAATGCAACGGTAGATGCAGTTCCCACAAATGCCATTGTAAACCACGAAGGGCAGGATTACATTTTTATCGTTACTGATGCCCATGGTGAAGAAGAACATCATGAACATAATGAAGCCGGAGAAGATGCACATCAGCATGATGAGCATGGCCATAAGCACAATGAAAAAGAAAAAAACGGGCATGATGAAGAAGAAGGAGGAACGACATTTGAAAAAATCCCAATCCGCAAAGGCACTACTGATGTGGGATACAGCGAAATAACCTTACTTAAAGAAATACCAAAAGATGCAAAAATAGTTACCAATGGTGCTTTTTTTATTTTAGCGAAAATGACAAATAAGGGAGAAGGACATGAACATTAA